From a single Micromonospora pallida genomic region:
- the tsf gene encoding translation elongation factor Ts: MSNFTAADVKKLRDLTGAGMMDSKKALTEAEGDFDKAIEILRVKGAKDVGKRAGRTAANGLVAHSGKALLELNCETDFVAKNDAFVALAQQLVEHGERSEATTAEELLATTIDGKSVADLVQEQSAKIGEKLVLNRFAKLAGTTAVYLHRKSQDLPPAVGVLVEFTGKSDEAGDSDARAVAMQIAAMRPKYLTRDEVPAEVVESERRIAEQTAREENKPEAALPKIVEGRVNAFFKDFVLVEQASVADNKKTVKQVLAEAGIEVTRFLRFEVGQA, from the coding sequence ATGTCCAACTTCACCGCCGCGGACGTCAAGAAGCTCCGCGACCTCACCGGCGCCGGCATGATGGACTCCAAGAAGGCGCTGACCGAGGCCGAGGGCGACTTCGACAAGGCCATCGAGATCCTGCGCGTCAAGGGCGCCAAGGACGTCGGCAAGCGGGCCGGTCGGACCGCCGCCAACGGCCTGGTCGCACACTCCGGCAAGGCGCTGCTGGAGCTCAACTGCGAGACCGACTTCGTCGCCAAGAACGACGCCTTCGTCGCGCTGGCCCAGCAGCTCGTCGAGCACGGCGAGCGCAGCGAGGCCACCACCGCCGAGGAGCTGCTGGCGACCACCATCGACGGCAAGAGCGTCGCCGACCTGGTCCAGGAGCAGTCCGCCAAGATCGGCGAGAAGCTGGTGCTGAACCGCTTCGCCAAGCTGGCCGGCACCACCGCCGTCTACCTGCACCGCAAGAGCCAGGACCTGCCGCCCGCCGTCGGTGTGCTGGTGGAGTTCACCGGCAAGAGCGACGAGGCCGGCGACTCGGACGCCCGTGCCGTCGCCATGCAGATCGCCGCGATGCGGCCGAAGTACCTCACCCGGGACGAGGTGCCGGCTGAGGTCGTCGAGTCGGAGCGGCGCATCGCCGAGCAGACCGCCCGCGAGGAGAACAAGCCCGAGGCGGCGCTGCCGAAGATCGTCGAGGGCCGGGTGAACGCCTTCTTCAAGGACTTCGTCCTCGTCGAGCAGGCGTCGGTCGCCGACAACAAGAAGACGGTCAAGCAGGTGCTGGCCGAGGCCGGCATCGAGGTGACCCGCTTCCTGCGGTTCGAGGTCGGCCAGGCCTGA
- the rpsB gene encoding 30S ribosomal protein S2 codes for MAVVTMRQLLESGVHFGHQTRRWNPKMKRFIMTERNGIYIIDLRQTLDYIEKAYDFVRNTVAEGGSVLFVGTKKQAQEAIAEQATRVGQPYVNHRWLGGMLTNFQTVYKRLQRMKELEALGDLSGTAAGYTKKETLQLSREKIKLSRTLGGLRDMQKLPAAIWVVDTKKEHIAVDEARKLNIPVIAVLDTNCDPDEVDFPIPGNDDAIRSAELLTKVVAAAVADGLIARSGRRRGADEKPEAGAVGTDEPLPEWERELLEEPKKADEEQPAAAAAEQPAAAAAE; via the coding sequence ATGGCCGTAGTGACCATGCGTCAGCTGCTGGAGAGCGGTGTCCACTTCGGGCACCAGACCCGGCGTTGGAACCCGAAGATGAAGCGCTTCATCATGACGGAGCGCAACGGCATCTACATCATCGACCTGCGCCAGACCCTCGACTACATCGAGAAGGCGTACGACTTCGTGCGCAACACCGTCGCCGAGGGTGGCAGCGTTCTTTTCGTCGGCACCAAGAAGCAGGCCCAGGAGGCCATCGCCGAGCAGGCGACCCGGGTCGGCCAGCCGTACGTCAACCACCGCTGGCTCGGCGGCATGCTGACCAACTTTCAGACGGTGTACAAGCGGCTCCAGCGGATGAAGGAGCTCGAGGCCCTCGGTGACCTGAGCGGCACCGCCGCCGGCTACACCAAGAAGGAGACCCTCCAGCTCTCCCGCGAGAAGATCAAGCTGTCCCGCACCCTCGGTGGTCTGCGGGACATGCAGAAGCTCCCGGCCGCGATCTGGGTGGTCGACACCAAGAAGGAGCACATCGCGGTCGACGAGGCCCGGAAGCTGAACATTCCGGTCATCGCGGTCCTCGACACCAACTGCGACCCGGACGAGGTCGACTTCCCGATCCCGGGCAACGACGACGCGATCCGTTCGGCCGAGCTGCTGACCAAGGTCGTGGCCGCCGCCGTCGCGGACGGCCTGATCGCCCGCTCCGGCCGGCGCCGGGGCGCCGACGAGAAGCCCGAGGCGGGCGCCGTCGGCACCGACGAGCCGCTGCCGGAGTGGGAGCGCGAGCTGCTCGAGGAGCCGAAGAAGGCCGACGAGGAGCAGCCGGCGGCCGCCGCCGCGGAGCAGCCGGCGGCCGCAGCCGCAGAGTGA
- a CDS encoding YraN family protein: MTRRSQAVGAYGERCAVRHLIGTGLRPVARNWRCPDGEIDIIAWDGDVLAFCEVKTRRDDSFGSPAEAVVPAKARRLRGLAVRWLAETGTRADDLRFDVLSVHLSEAGAARVEHLKGAF, encoded by the coding sequence ATGACGAGACGAAGCCAGGCGGTCGGCGCGTACGGCGAACGGTGCGCCGTCCGACACCTGATCGGGACGGGCCTGCGTCCGGTCGCCCGCAACTGGCGCTGCCCGGACGGCGAGATCGACATCATCGCCTGGGACGGCGACGTCCTCGCCTTCTGCGAGGTGAAGACCCGCCGGGACGACAGCTTCGGCAGCCCCGCCGAGGCCGTCGTCCCGGCCAAGGCCCGCCGGTTGCGCGGGCTCGCCGTGCGCTGGTTGGCCGAGACCGGCACCCGGGCGGACGACCTGCGCTTCGACGTGCTCTCGGTGCACCTGTCCGAGGCCGGCGCCGCCCGCGTCGAGCATCTCAAGGGCGCGTTCTGA
- a CDS encoding YifB family Mg chelatase-like AAA ATPase: MSYARVLCVGLVGVTGHVVEVEADLASGLPAVAISGLPDTALHEARDRVRAAIVNSGETWPNRRITLNLLPATLPKYGSAFDVAIAAALLGSAGQLPLLPLEGVVLLGELGLDGAVRPVRGVLPMVAAAARAGVTRAIVPAQNAAEAAVIPGVRVRAVDSLHRLVAFVRDGSPLDEPPPLAGAVAAPGPDLADVAGQAYARRALEVTAAGGHHLALLGPPGTGKTMLAERLPSILPTLDDEAALEVTALHSIAGLLPPGGHLLRRPPFQAPHHTATVPALVGGGPGLARPGAVSLAHRGVLFLDEAPEFSRGALDALRQPLEDGRVQLARARGSAEYPARIQLVLAANPCPCARPVGDTACECSPLARRRYLGRLSGPLRDRIDVQVTVPPLRAAQLMGTGEVSEPSAVVAARVATARAAATERWAAVGHRLNAELPGPVLRRPPFRLPAGDTAELRRRLDNGSLSARGFDRIIRLAWSIADLDGRLRPSRDDVWEAIGLRTGEGA, from the coding sequence ATGAGCTACGCCCGGGTGCTCTGCGTCGGCCTGGTCGGGGTGACCGGACACGTGGTGGAGGTGGAGGCCGACCTGGCGTCGGGACTACCCGCCGTCGCGATCAGCGGCCTGCCCGACACCGCCCTGCACGAGGCCCGGGACCGGGTCCGGGCGGCGATCGTCAACTCCGGCGAGACCTGGCCCAACCGCCGAATCACCCTCAACCTGCTGCCGGCGACGCTGCCGAAGTACGGCTCGGCCTTCGACGTCGCCATCGCGGCGGCCCTGCTCGGCAGCGCCGGTCAGTTGCCACTGCTGCCGTTGGAGGGGGTGGTGCTCCTCGGCGAGCTGGGGCTCGACGGCGCGGTCCGACCGGTACGGGGCGTGCTGCCGATGGTCGCCGCCGCGGCCCGCGCCGGCGTGACCCGGGCGATCGTCCCGGCCCAGAACGCCGCCGAGGCCGCGGTGATCCCCGGGGTCCGGGTCCGCGCTGTCGACAGTCTGCACCGGCTGGTCGCCTTCGTCCGGGACGGCAGTCCGCTGGACGAACCACCGCCGTTGGCGGGGGCCGTCGCCGCGCCCGGCCCGGACCTCGCCGACGTGGCCGGGCAGGCGTACGCGCGCCGGGCACTGGAGGTGACCGCAGCCGGTGGCCACCACCTGGCGCTGCTCGGGCCACCCGGCACCGGCAAGACCATGCTCGCCGAGCGACTCCCGTCGATCTTGCCGACGCTGGACGACGAGGCCGCCCTGGAGGTCACCGCGCTGCACTCGATCGCCGGCCTGCTACCGCCCGGCGGGCACCTGCTGCGCCGGCCGCCCTTCCAGGCCCCACACCACACCGCCACCGTGCCGGCGCTGGTCGGCGGCGGCCCGGGGCTGGCCCGGCCGGGGGCGGTATCGCTGGCCCACCGTGGGGTCCTCTTCCTCGACGAGGCCCCCGAGTTCAGCCGGGGTGCGCTCGACGCGCTGCGGCAGCCCCTGGAGGACGGACGGGTCCAGCTCGCCCGGGCCCGGGGCTCCGCCGAGTATCCGGCACGGATCCAGTTGGTGTTGGCCGCCAACCCCTGCCCGTGTGCCCGGCCGGTGGGGGACACCGCCTGCGAGTGCAGCCCGCTGGCCCGCCGCCGCTACCTCGGCCGTCTCTCCGGGCCACTGCGGGACCGGATCGACGTTCAGGTGACGGTGCCGCCGCTACGCGCCGCGCAGTTGATGGGGACGGGCGAGGTGAGCGAGCCGTCGGCGGTGGTGGCGGCCCGGGTGGCGACGGCCCGCGCCGCCGCCACCGAGCGGTGGGCGGCCGTCGGTCACCGGCTCAACGCGGAACTGCCCGGCCCGGTGCTACGCCGCCCGCCGTTCCGGCTACCGGCCGGCGACACTGCCGAGTTGCGACGCCGCCTGGACAACGGGTCGCTCTCCGCGCGGGGCTTCGACCGGATTATCCGGCTGGCCTGGAGCATCGCCGACCTGGACGGCCGACTGCGTCCGAGCCGGGACGACGTGTGGGAGGCGATCGGCCTCCGGACGGGAGAAGGCGCATGA
- a CDS encoding tyrosine recombinase XerC — protein MALLARWPVVAAVSRADDSTRARHEALPAALRNAVDEFARHLAQVRNQSPHTVRAYVADLVSLLDHAVRMGGRAPADLDLTVLRSWLAKQRTMGAARSSLARRAATARTFSAWAHRRGLLPTDVAATLASPKAQRELPTVLRVDQAATLLDAVRHAHPAPQPPGTAEQAPQPAGTPEHTAQPAGATGLVTGTAPDGLPATAAGGRSAGADGHDEAVLSRDRALLELLYATGVRISEACGLDTGDIDHGRRVIRVLGKGDRERSVPYGLPAQRAVDDWLRHGRPVLARPGCGDALLLGARGGRLHPTTARRIVAGYADAAGLPRTSPHGLRHSAATHLLEGGADLRAVQEILGHSSLASTQIYTHVSVERLRAAYRQAHPRA, from the coding sequence ATGGCGCTGTTGGCCCGGTGGCCCGTGGTGGCGGCGGTGAGCCGCGCCGACGACAGCACCCGTGCGCGCCACGAAGCGCTGCCCGCGGCGCTGCGCAACGCGGTGGACGAGTTCGCCCGGCACCTGGCCCAGGTACGCAACCAGTCGCCGCACACGGTGCGGGCGTACGTCGCCGATCTGGTGTCGCTGCTCGACCACGCCGTCCGGATGGGTGGTCGAGCGCCCGCCGACCTGGACCTGACGGTGCTGCGTAGTTGGCTGGCGAAGCAGCGGACCATGGGAGCGGCCCGCAGTTCGCTGGCCCGCCGCGCGGCGACGGCGCGGACGTTCAGCGCCTGGGCGCATCGGCGCGGCCTGCTGCCGACTGACGTGGCGGCCACTCTGGCCAGCCCAAAGGCACAGCGGGAACTACCCACCGTGCTCCGCGTCGACCAGGCCGCCACGCTGCTCGACGCGGTCCGTCACGCACACCCCGCACCACAGCCGCCCGGCACAGCCGAGCAAGCACCACAGCCAGCGGGCACACCCGAGCACACGGCACAGCCAGCGGGCGCAACCGGCCTCGTAACGGGTACGGCACCTGACGGGTTGCCGGCCACGGCGGCCGGGGGGCGGTCCGCCGGGGCGGACGGGCACGACGAAGCCGTGCTGTCGCGCGACCGCGCGCTGCTGGAACTCCTCTACGCCACCGGGGTACGAATCAGCGAGGCGTGCGGACTGGACACCGGCGACATCGACCACGGTCGCCGGGTGATCCGGGTCCTCGGCAAGGGCGACCGGGAACGGTCCGTGCCATACGGGCTCCCGGCCCAACGTGCCGTCGACGACTGGCTGCGACACGGGCGGCCGGTCCTGGCCCGACCCGGCTGCGGTGACGCCCTGCTGCTCGGGGCCCGGGGCGGCCGACTGCACCCCACCACGGCACGCCGGATCGTCGCCGGGTACGCCGACGCCGCCGGACTGCCCCGCACCAGCCCGCACGGTCTACGCCACTCGGCTGCCACCCACCTGTTGGAGGGTGGCGCGGACCTGCGTGCGGTGCAGGAGATCCTGGGGCACTCGTCGCTGGCAAGCACCCAGATCTACACGCACGTCTCGGTGGAACGGCTGCGGGCCGCGTACCGGCAGGCCCACCCCCGCGCCTGA
- a CDS encoding GNAT family N-acetyltransferase translates to MTSRVELRWPADADRRLQADVHRVLHAVVERGGAIGYLAPPTRAETDAWLDEILTLVRAGDASLVLAVAEGRVVATGLWRRGPKPVFGHSAEVQKVMAHPAARGLGLGRTVTEALVDDARKAGIETLTLGVRGNNHGAIELYERLGFREWGRLPNFIAVGDERYDDVRMSLDLGRAPNVVLRGSPADGPGSSPRRG, encoded by the coding sequence ATGACCTCTCGCGTCGAACTCCGGTGGCCAGCCGATGCCGACCGACGACTTCAGGCCGACGTGCACCGGGTGCTGCACGCGGTGGTCGAACGGGGCGGCGCGATCGGGTACCTCGCCCCGCCCACCCGCGCCGAGACCGACGCCTGGCTGGACGAGATTCTCACCCTCGTCCGGGCGGGGGACGCCAGCCTGGTGCTCGCCGTGGCGGAGGGCAGGGTGGTGGCGACCGGCCTGTGGCGTCGCGGGCCGAAGCCGGTCTTCGGGCACTCCGCGGAGGTGCAGAAGGTGATGGCGCATCCGGCCGCGCGTGGGCTCGGCCTCGGCCGCACGGTCACCGAGGCGCTGGTCGACGACGCGCGCAAGGCCGGCATCGAGACCCTCACCCTCGGCGTGCGGGGCAACAACCACGGCGCGATCGAACTGTACGAGCGGCTGGGCTTCCGCGAGTGGGGACGACTGCCGAACTTCATCGCGGTCGGTGACGAGCGGTACGACGACGTCCGCATGTCCCTCGACCTCGGCCGGGCACCGAACGTGGTGCTGCGGGGCTCGCCCGCCGACGGTCCCGGCTCCTCGCCCCGACGCGGCTGA
- a CDS encoding aminotransferase class V-fold PLP-dependent enzyme: protein MTVPQPPAPLPGARLLFSLDPAVSQLNHGAFGTVPLPVQRAQQRLRDEMEANPHRFFSRGLVERLGHARRHLAGFLGADPEGSALVGNTTTGVAVVLQSLRLRPGDEVLITDHCYGAVALSVHRECQRTGASSRVLPVPLSATDEEIVESFRAGLRPGRTRLLVVDQLTSATARLFPVAAIVGVAREQGVPVLVDAAHVPGMLPVTVESIGADFWVGNLHKWGFAPRGTALLAVRPPWRERIEPLTVSWEQESGFPARVEWQATLDYTGWLAAPVGVYTLRNLGVERVREHNAALAAYGQRVVGDALGVAPTHLPDPGGPAVAMRLIPLPPGMATTVETAKALRDRIADRLATELAVMAWGGRGWLRLCGQVYNSAEEYERLAVRLPPLLAQR, encoded by the coding sequence GTGACCGTCCCGCAGCCACCTGCCCCGCTGCCCGGCGCCCGGCTGTTGTTCTCTCTCGACCCGGCGGTCAGTCAGCTCAACCACGGCGCGTTCGGTACCGTGCCCCTCCCGGTTCAGCGGGCCCAGCAACGGCTGCGGGACGAGATGGAGGCGAACCCGCACCGCTTCTTCTCCCGTGGACTGGTCGAGCGGCTCGGTCACGCCCGGCGGCACCTCGCCGGTTTCCTCGGTGCCGACCCGGAGGGCAGCGCCCTGGTCGGTAACACCACCACCGGGGTCGCCGTGGTCCTCCAGTCGCTCCGCCTGCGGCCGGGCGACGAGGTGCTGATCACCGACCACTGTTACGGAGCGGTCGCCCTGTCGGTGCACCGGGAGTGCCAGCGAACCGGAGCCTCGTCCCGGGTCCTTCCGGTGCCGCTCTCCGCGACCGACGAGGAGATTGTCGAGTCCTTCCGCGCGGGGCTGCGGCCGGGACGGACCCGGTTGCTCGTGGTCGATCAGCTCACCTCGGCCACCGCCCGCCTGTTCCCGGTCGCGGCCATCGTCGGCGTCGCCCGCGAGCAGGGAGTGCCGGTGCTGGTCGACGCGGCGCACGTGCCCGGCATGCTGCCGGTCACCGTGGAGAGCATCGGCGCGGACTTCTGGGTCGGCAACCTCCACAAGTGGGGATTCGCCCCGCGCGGCACGGCCCTGCTGGCGGTACGGCCGCCGTGGCGGGAACGGATCGAACCCCTGACGGTCTCCTGGGAGCAGGAGAGCGGCTTCCCGGCACGGGTGGAGTGGCAGGCCACCCTGGACTACACCGGCTGGCTCGCCGCACCGGTGGGGGTGTACACGCTGCGCAACCTCGGCGTGGAGCGGGTCCGCGAACACAACGCCGCTCTCGCGGCGTACGGCCAGCGGGTGGTCGGGGACGCTCTCGGCGTCGCGCCGACCCACCTGCCGGACCCCGGCGGCCCGGCGGTGGCGATGCGCCTCATCCCGCTGCCGCCAGGAATGGCCACCACCGTCGAGACGGCGAAGGCGCTGCGGGACCGGATCGCCGACCGGCTCGCCACCGAACTCGCGGTGATGGCGTGGGGCGGCCGGGGTTGGTTGCGCCTCTGCGGCCAGGTCTACAACAGCGCCGAGGAGTACGAGCGCCTCGCGGTACGCCTGCCGCCCCTGCTCGCCCAACGCTGA